A single Ignavibacteriales bacterium DNA region contains:
- a CDS encoding mechanosensitive ion channel family protein, whose translation MISFLQLVFATGLLLSSTFSAVQNSDSGTVVPELPGSPVISGNDTLFLIYTNAGLLNPQQRAEAISNRIKSTALETDVPPDSIIINEYEGIFEITAGETILMQVTPKDAFVTGTEARFIAEHSLAKIRAAVANRRTEYASETVLINSLYTFGALILLTGFIWLLLRIFTLLIHKIEDWKTEKIRSVEYKGVEFFSPQNLNALLASAARLLLITILAGSVYYTLVYIVTLWPATRGLNLIPYIAGIFQFLLYSLFLFLIIRGLKVFRGAVQEKVQAMQGTIIRPVTLRGIQVISEERLMGMTHQAITVLFLSLWVIIIYLYITLIFGLFPFSRGWSSALVSFILSPVLSVWASFTGFLPNLFYIIVIAGAYYYLNRFIGFLFHEIEKGTINFSGFYNEWAKPTYKVVRFLIIVLAVISIFPYLPGSDSPIFQGISVFVGLLLSLGSTSAISNIVAGVVLTYMRPFKLGDRVKIADTMGDVVEKTLLVTRIRTTKNVDITVPNSMVLGNHIINFSTASADPGLILHTTVTIGYDVPWQKVHQLLIDSASSTDQIMKEPKPFVLQTALNDFSVAYELNAYTNNPNAMARIYSALHASIQDKFNEAGVEIMSPIYNAVRDGNQSTIPEDYLPKDYKKPSFNIFKQS comes from the coding sequence ATGATTTCATTTTTACAGCTCGTATTTGCTACTGGATTGCTTTTAAGCAGTACATTCTCAGCAGTACAGAATTCAGACTCAGGAACCGTTGTACCTGAACTCCCCGGCTCCCCGGTGATAAGCGGCAATGATACTCTTTTCCTGATATATACTAACGCCGGATTACTTAACCCGCAGCAGAGAGCGGAAGCGATAAGCAACAGAATAAAATCAACCGCGCTTGAAACAGATGTCCCGCCTGATTCCATCATAATCAATGAGTATGAAGGAATATTTGAAATAACCGCTGGGGAAACCATCCTGATGCAGGTAACTCCGAAGGATGCATTTGTTACGGGAACTGAAGCACGGTTCATCGCTGAACATTCACTCGCTAAAATCCGCGCTGCTGTTGCTAACCGCCGCACCGAATATGCTTCTGAGACCGTCCTTATAAACAGTCTTTATACATTCGGAGCGCTGATACTGCTCACTGGATTCATCTGGCTGCTGCTCAGAATTTTCACCCTTCTGATTCATAAGATTGAGGACTGGAAGACAGAAAAAATCCGCTCTGTTGAATATAAAGGGGTTGAATTCTTTTCTCCGCAAAATCTTAATGCACTGCTGGCTTCAGCAGCAAGACTGCTGCTGATCACCATACTGGCGGGTTCAGTTTATTATACACTTGTATATATCGTTACGCTCTGGCCCGCAACCCGGGGGCTTAATCTTATACCATATATCGCCGGTATATTTCAGTTTCTGCTTTATTCCTTATTCCTTTTTCTGATCATCCGGGGGCTTAAAGTCTTCCGCGGCGCGGTTCAGGAAAAAGTCCAGGCGATGCAGGGCACAATCATCCGCCCTGTTACCCTGCGGGGTATTCAGGTCATCTCAGAGGAGCGGCTGATGGGAATGACTCATCAGGCAATCACCGTCCTCTTCCTCTCGCTCTGGGTTATTATTATTTACCTGTATATAACACTTATCTTCGGATTATTCCCCTTTTCGCGGGGATGGTCTTCCGCTCTGGTCAGTTTTATTCTCTCACCCGTACTTTCGGTGTGGGCTTCATTCACCGGTTTTCTGCCGAATCTTTTTTACATTATTGTAATAGCCGGGGCGTATTATTATCTGAACAGGTTTATTGGTTTCCTGTTTCACGAAATTGAAAAAGGGACAATCAATTTCAGCGGATTTTACAATGAATGGGCCAAACCTACTTATAAGGTAGTCCGGTTTTTAATCATCGTGCTCGCGGTTATTTCAATCTTTCCGTATCTGCCCGGTTCTGACTCCCCCATCTTTCAGGGAATTTCGGTATTTGTAGGTCTGTTACTTTCGCTCGGGTCAACTTCCGCGATATCCAATATCGTTGCAGGAGTTGTACTGACCTATATGCGCCCCTTTAAGCTTGGTGACAGAGTGAAAATTGCGGATACCATGGGGGATGTAGTTGAAAAGACTCTGCTGGTAACCAGAATTCGTACCACAAAAAATGTTGATATTACAGTCCCAAATTCAATGGTGCTGGGGAATCACATTATCAACTTTAGTACTGCTTCTGCAGACCCGGGGCTGATTCTGCATACTACTGTTACCATCGGTTATGACGTGCCTTGGCAGAAAGTGCATCAGCTTCTGATAGACTCCGCCTCTTCAACCGATCAGATCATGAAGGAACCAAAGCCGTTTGTTCTGCAGACTGCGCTTAATGATTTTTCCGTTGCCTATGAACTGAATGCATACACGAATAATCCGAATGCCATGGCACGGATATATTCCGCTCTGCATGCTTCAATCCAGGATAAGTTTAACGAAGCCGGAGTCGAGATCATGTCACCGATTTATAATGCAGTCCGTGACGGAAACCAGTCAACCATTCCGGAGGACTATCTCCCAAAAGATTATAAAAAGCCGTCGTTTAATATCTTTAAGCAGAGTTAA
- a CDS encoding glutamate racemase codes for MNFMEKEKPIGVFDSGIGGLTVVKEIMAKLPNERIIYFGDTARVPYGSKSNETVIEYSLQDAAFLVQKNVKIIVVACNTASSVAIPALREKFTIPVVGMIEAGSAYAANESKEKKIGVIGTRSTISNRSYSKELKRIDPEFDVFEKACPLFVPLAEEGWIDHNATLEIAEEYLRELKELSVDTLLLGCTHYPILKPVIQKVMGEKVKLIDSGVAAAQRVAAELDRIGLRSNSNGLGVVSYYVSDIPSTFEKVASLFLGKPVSHVTKVDTESLARNSK; via the coding sequence ATGAATTTTATGGAAAAAGAAAAGCCGATCGGGGTATTTGATTCCGGCATCGGCGGACTCACTGTTGTTAAAGAAATCATGGCCAAACTGCCGAACGAACGCATAATATATTTCGGCGATACTGCGCGTGTTCCCTACGGTTCCAAATCAAACGAAACGGTTATTGAATATAGCCTGCAGGATGCAGCCTTTCTGGTTCAAAAAAACGTAAAGATCATTGTGGTTGCCTGTAATACTGCTTCATCAGTTGCAATCCCTGCTCTTCGGGAGAAATTCACCATTCCGGTTGTCGGTATGATTGAGGCAGGTTCCGCATATGCCGCGAATGAGAGCAAAGAAAAGAAAATAGGGGTAATCGGAACACGCTCCACTATATCAAACCGTTCGTATTCAAAAGAGTTAAAGAGAATTGATCCGGAGTTTGATGTATTCGAAAAAGCGTGTCCCCTGTTTGTTCCTCTGGCTGAAGAAGGATGGATAGATCACAATGCCACGCTTGAGATTGCGGAAGAGTATCTGCGCGAACTAAAAGAACTTTCCGTTGACACACTGCTTCTTGGCTGCACACATTATCCGATCTTAAAGCCGGTCATACAAAAAGTCATGGGCGAAAAAGTAAAGCTTATTGATTCAGGAGTAGCCGCCGCGCAGCGTGTTGCCGCAGAACTTGACCGGATAGGACTAAGATCAAACTCAAACGGCCTTGGCGTGGTAAGTTATTACGTAAGTGATATCCCCTCAACATTTGAAAAAGTTGCCTCACTGTTCCTTGGCAAACCGGTAAGTCATGTTACAAAAGTAGATACCGAATCACTGGCGAGAAACAGCAAGTAA
- a CDS encoding methylated-DNA--[protein]-cysteine S-methyltransferase, producing the protein MIYTAAFESGGISFLVKADEKGILSLHFHPDKRALKAEELKPVTHKAFFGIKKQLDEYFAGRRISFDLPLNFQTEGFRGEVYKVMKKIPHGKTLSYKDIAEKIKRPLASRAVGNACGANTIPIIIPCHRVLAAGGRLGGYSGGLDIKKKLLALEGIPFKG; encoded by the coding sequence ATGATATATACCGCTGCATTTGAATCAGGGGGAATTTCATTTCTTGTCAAAGCAGATGAGAAAGGAATCCTTTCGCTCCATTTTCATCCGGATAAACGAGCGCTGAAAGCAGAGGAACTGAAACCGGTCACTCACAAAGCGTTTTTCGGAATAAAAAAACAGCTTGATGAATATTTTGCGGGCAGGCGGATTTCGTTTGACCTGCCTCTGAATTTTCAGACGGAAGGCTTTCGTGGTGAGGTTTATAAGGTGATGAAAAAAATTCCTCACGGCAAAACCCTCTCCTATAAAGATATAGCCGAAAAGATAAAACGTCCTCTTGCCTCACGGGCAGTGGGCAATGCCTGCGGCGCTAATACCATACCAATTATCATCCCCTGCCACCGGGTGCTTGCCGCAGGAGGCCGGCTCGGTGGTTATTCAGGCGGTCTGGATATCAAGAAAAAGCTGCTTGCCCTTGAAGGGATCCCCTTCAAGGGATAA
- a CDS encoding NifU family protein, whose translation MLQVVDVELTPNPHALKFLVNQRLLRAESRQFANREEASGDPLAAGVFAIEGVVSVFYMDKFITVEKSQTTDWGKIQRPFVAFLSKFDLSTIPAEKEVVADTADGNEMLKKINEILNQKVRPALAHDGGGLEVLGMEGLTLKVRYQGACGTCPSSINGTLTAIESLLKKDVNPAIEVLPG comes from the coding sequence ATGCTTCAGGTAGTTGATGTAGAATTGACCCCAAACCCCCATGCACTGAAGTTTCTGGTAAACCAGAGACTGTTACGTGCTGAATCCCGGCAGTTTGCCAACAGGGAAGAGGCCTCCGGTGACCCTTTGGCAGCAGGTGTTTTTGCCATTGAGGGTGTGGTTTCAGTTTTTTACATGGATAAATTCATCACCGTTGAAAAATCCCAGACAACCGACTGGGGAAAAATTCAGCGGCCATTTGTCGCGTTTCTTTCAAAATTTGATCTCAGCACCATTCCTGCTGAAAAGGAAGTTGTTGCTGATACCGCTGACGGCAATGAAATGCTCAAAAAAATAAATGAGATTCTCAACCAGAAAGTGCGTCCGGCGCTTGCCCATGATGGCGGCGGACTTGAAGTTCTTGGCATGGAAGGTCTGACCCTAAAAGTCCGTTATCAGGGGGCATGCGGCACCTGTCCGAGTTCAATTAACGGCACTCTCACGGCAATTGAATCCCTGCTGAAGAAGGATGTAAATCCTGCAATTGAAGTGCTGCCGGGATGA
- a CDS encoding T9SS type A sorting domain-containing protein, with the protein MNMYRLLCIAILVTGFIRAQENPSQLLSNPKSDVYLQGFYWNSPPGGIWWDSLAKMAPRLASAGFSGIWFPSPVKGAAGGFSMGYDPYDHYDFGEFNQKGSRETRFGSREELIRSVAAFNNVGIDVFADAVMNHMNGGEALIPVDCEPYPAYRDSNWLLFNYPAGSGRFKKNASDFYPNQLTCDVNPPYHGPEDPIFGFGEWLAHDKPSVRDSLIAWGKYLINEIGFKGFRIDAVKGIDPVFMGQWLQGIPGSNYAVAEYYGGTNDIMYWFNQTQNVNGGDVAMFDFPLRFTLRDMCNNTSGSFDMTFLDGAGLINAGMSGFDVSTWVENHDVDRIGWDGSIANGHDPIMTDKMLAYAYILFSEGRPSVFFKDYVDYGFGGKIDTLIWIRQKFIGGGTTKRGGLNAYYIRQDGNQDQTSLARDIYVARRNGFGNLPGGYLLINDNPAQWIDVWVDTELPIGSWYKDYTGRDVNKQVVGPSPGGFKNRIKLWVPPRSFTLYVPDTTQSINHPPVMLPVPDQTAYTNSAFAYQVSAFDVNSSSLNYTLSGNPSWLSISSSGLLQGTPGSSAAGSSTVILNISDLQGASVVDTFSVMVLPNSAPVVQAIADTVVRATRRFEIQVAAADADNDTLRYSLVQSPGFLNIGQLSGTISGTPAVEDTGIYAVTVQVADGKGAFGSASFSLRVRENTDSIIATYGKPFIDGSVNVGNGDWLAQWQIAADSDTDSYWRPVDSVNNELLALYSTWDADSLYVGVDYILNDTYNTMMIYMDAGIAGGVTNFNSNSGYLGDYAKNFRFRPEDAVDFFLAAYHTTAPVFYSTAENNSTNLTSKINGIRGTQARGLEFAVAWDDLYGLGAGLVPQNVKLKFVTLVAGGFNYGAGDAMPDNPDVDGNAGPDSLIYLAAITPDLNGDGIPDPTVFIPSDAEDTEILPAGYMLSQNFPNPFNPSTVIQYALPQASRVTLSVYDMLGRRIMILDEGYRQAGNHSVTFRSEGLASGIYLYELRAGDTRLVRKMNLLK; encoded by the coding sequence ATGAATATGTACCGGCTTTTATGTATCGCGATTTTAGTTACCGGATTTATCAGGGCTCAGGAGAATCCTTCACAGCTTCTGAGCAATCCTAAGTCCGATGTCTATCTGCAGGGCTTCTACTGGAATTCTCCTCCGGGCGGAATCTGGTGGGATTCCCTTGCTAAAATGGCTCCCCGCCTGGCATCTGCCGGATTCTCCGGAATCTGGTTTCCTTCTCCCGTAAAAGGTGCAGCCGGCGGATTCTCCATGGGCTATGATCCGTATGATCATTATGATTTTGGTGAATTCAATCAGAAGGGTTCCCGCGAAACCCGATTTGGCAGCAGGGAAGAACTGATTCGTTCCGTTGCTGCATTTAACAATGTCGGAATTGATGTTTTTGCTGATGCTGTGATGAACCACATGAACGGCGGTGAAGCGCTGATACCGGTTGACTGTGAACCCTACCCTGCATACCGGGACTCCAACTGGCTGCTTTTTAATTATCCTGCCGGTTCAGGAAGATTTAAGAAAAATGCATCTGACTTTTACCCCAATCAGCTTACCTGTGATGTGAACCCTCCTTACCATGGGCCTGAAGATCCGATATTCGGATTCGGCGAGTGGCTGGCACATGATAAACCTTCGGTTCGTGACAGTCTGATAGCCTGGGGAAAATATCTTATTAATGAGATCGGCTTTAAGGGATTCCGGATTGATGCAGTAAAGGGAATTGACCCGGTCTTCATGGGGCAGTGGCTGCAGGGCATTCCCGGTTCAAACTATGCCGTGGCTGAATATTATGGCGGCACAAATGATATTATGTATTGGTTTAATCAGACGCAGAATGTGAACGGCGGCGATGTGGCGATGTTCGACTTCCCGCTCAGATTTACTCTGCGCGATATGTGCAACAATACCTCCGGAAGTTTTGATATGACCTTTCTTGACGGTGCGGGTCTTATTAACGCAGGTATGTCAGGGTTTGACGTCTCCACCTGGGTAGAGAATCATGATGTGGATAGGATCGGATGGGATGGCAGCATCGCCAACGGGCATGACCCCATTATGACTGATAAAATGCTTGCCTACGCATATATCCTTTTTTCTGAAGGAAGGCCAAGTGTTTTCTTTAAGGACTATGTTGATTACGGCTTTGGCGGAAAGATTGATACTCTTATCTGGATCAGGCAGAAGTTCATCGGCGGCGGTACAACAAAACGGGGCGGTCTGAATGCCTACTACATACGGCAGGACGGAAATCAGGATCAGACCTCACTTGCCCGTGATATATATGTGGCAAGAAGAAACGGTTTTGGCAATCTGCCGGGCGGATATCTGCTCATTAACGATAATCCCGCTCAGTGGATTGATGTCTGGGTTGATACAGAACTCCCCATCGGGAGCTGGTATAAAGATTATACTGGACGGGATGTGAATAAGCAGGTGGTCGGTCCTTCACCTGGCGGATTCAAGAACCGAATTAAACTGTGGGTTCCTCCCAGAAGCTTTACGTTATATGTGCCCGATACAACACAGAGCATCAATCATCCACCGGTTATGCTGCCTGTTCCTGATCAGACTGCTTATACCAATTCCGCGTTTGCTTATCAGGTAAGTGCTTTTGATGTAAACAGCTCCTCGCTTAACTATACATTATCAGGAAATCCATCCTGGCTGAGTATATCTTCATCCGGACTGCTTCAGGGCACTCCGGGTTCATCGGCTGCAGGCAGCTCAACGGTCATTCTGAATATATCAGATTTACAGGGCGCTTCGGTTGTTGATACGTTCAGTGTAATGGTTCTGCCAAACAGCGCTCCTGTGGTTCAGGCAATTGCAGATACCGTGGTAAGAGCAACCAGAAGATTTGAGATTCAGGTGGCAGCCGCAGATGCAGATAATGATACACTGCGCTATTCGTTAGTTCAGTCTCCCGGGTTTCTTAATATTGGCCAGCTCAGCGGCACCATAAGCGGAACTCCCGCGGTTGAGGATACCGGTATATATGCGGTAACGGTGCAGGTTGCTGACGGCAAGGGTGCTTTTGGATCGGCATCATTCTCTCTCCGCGTCAGGGAAAATACAGACAGCATCATTGCAACTTACGGCAAGCCCTTTATAGACGGATCAGTGAATGTCGGCAATGGTGACTGGCTCGCTCAATGGCAGATTGCTGCTGACAGCGATACCGACAGCTACTGGCGGCCTGTGGATTCTGTCAATAATGAACTGCTCGCTCTTTACTCAACCTGGGATGCTGATTCACTCTATGTGGGAGTGGATTATATCCTGAACGATACCTACAATACCATGATGATATATATGGATGCCGGCATCGCGGGGGGAGTCACAAACTTTAATTCGAACTCCGGCTATCTTGGTGATTACGCCAAGAATTTCCGTTTCCGTCCGGAAGATGCGGTTGATTTCTTCCTTGCGGCATATCACACCACGGCACCGGTCTTTTATTCAACTGCTGAAAATAACAGTACGAATCTTACTTCTAAAATAAACGGCATAAGAGGCACTCAGGCACGAGGGTTAGAGTTTGCCGTTGCGTGGGATGATCTCTACGGTCTTGGTGCAGGTCTGGTACCGCAGAATGTAAAACTAAAGTTTGTGACTCTGGTTGCGGGAGGATTTAACTATGGCGCCGGAGATGCAATGCCGGATAACCCTGATGTGGATGGCAATGCCGGTCCGGATAGTCTGATTTACCTGGCTGCAATTACCCCCGATCTTAACGGGGATGGCATTCCTGACCCTACTGTATTTATACCTTCAGATGCTGAAGATACGGAAATACTTCCAGCCGGATATATGCTGAGTCAGAATTTTCCGAATCCTTTTAATCCTTCAACGGTGATACAATACGCGCTTCCGCAGGCATCAAGAGTAACTCTTTCTGTCTATGACATGCTCGGAAGAAGAATCATGATACTTGATGAGGGATACCGTCAGGCAGGAAATCACTCGGTTACATTCCGCTCTGAGGGACTGGCCTCAGGTATATATCTTTATGAACTACGGGCAGGAGATACCCGGCTGGTAAGAAAGATGAATCTTTTGAAATAA
- a CDS encoding asparaginase encodes MKNLAIIFTGGTFSMKIDEETGGAVPHFSGNDLLDLMPGIREKAHLEIFDFGKYPGPHMTPELMLSLAQRVKDVIFRPDIDGMIITHGTDTLEETAYLMDLLIETDKPIVLTGSMKNSSEPDWDGPRNLADSIALCLSPNSHAMGVLVCLNGEVNAASEVTKTHTDDIETFASLDFGALGFVENGRVIFNRLPRKLEHLPAKGIVTDVDLIKCYAGIDEKFFRFSADSGAKGLVVEALGVGNVPPKAFNGIEYVISKNIPVVLVSRCPAGETLDIYSYPGAGKWLHQLGVIFSDYLNGQKARIKLMLALSVTNEHSELKRMFEQ; translated from the coding sequence ATGAAAAACTTAGCGATAATCTTTACCGGGGGTACTTTTTCCATGAAAATAGACGAGGAAACAGGGGGGGCAGTTCCCCATTTCTCCGGAAATGACCTTTTAGACCTGATGCCGGGGATCAGGGAGAAGGCGCACTTGGAAATCTTCGATTTTGGAAAGTATCCGGGGCCTCACATGACTCCGGAACTGATGCTCAGTCTGGCCCAGCGGGTGAAAGATGTCATATTCCGCCCTGATATTGACGGAATGATCATCACCCACGGTACCGATACTCTGGAAGAGACCGCTTACCTGATGGACCTGCTTATTGAAACAGATAAACCAATCGTCCTGACGGGTTCGATGAAGAATTCCTCAGAACCTGACTGGGACGGCCCCCGCAATCTTGCCGATTCCATTGCACTTTGCCTCAGCCCGAACTCCCATGCAATGGGGGTGCTGGTCTGTCTTAATGGTGAGGTGAATGCCGCCAGCGAAGTGACCAAAACCCATACAGATGATATCGAAACATTCGCGAGTCTGGATTTTGGCGCGCTCGGTTTTGTGGAAAACGGAAGAGTTATCTTTAACCGGCTTCCCAGGAAACTTGAGCATCTGCCGGCCAAAGGAATTGTTACTGATGTTGATCTGATTAAATGTTATGCAGGCATTGATGAGAAGTTTTTCCGGTTTTCAGCCGATAGCGGTGCAAAGGGGCTTGTGGTTGAAGCTCTCGGAGTAGGCAACGTGCCGCCGAAAGCATTTAACGGAATTGAATATGTTATCAGCAAAAATATCCCCGTGGTGCTGGTTTCACGCTGTCCGGCAGGGGAGACTCTCGATATATACAGTTACCCCGGGGCGGGTAAATGGCTGCATCAGTTAGGTGTGATTTTTTCAGACTATTTAAACGGACAGAAGGCACGGATTAAGTTAATGCTGGCGCTGTCAGTGACTAATGAGCATTCAGAGCTAAAGAGGATGTTTGAACAATAA